A window of the Dyadobacter pollutisoli genome harbors these coding sequences:
- a CDS encoding helix-turn-helix domain-containing protein has translation MKRYILHTPFSIYHFETSTWTHSVHKHTYFEIIFILRGNGIHHINGNAFQYNEGDVFLLGPEDFHHFDIGDPTEFCFVRFNESIHKEYPGDKDRPWQPVIRTLLNTSSQSRGSIVADKQEKQKLHHLLHVMEAEYANDQSPYFEMIRDSLMRSMLVILARNLFSQTPARPVLKDSIEAILMYIRQHIYQPEDLSIEHLASTFNYAPAYISLFFKKQTGEPLKQYIIRHKIKLIEARLLYSQLTLTEIADEFGYTDESHLCKQFRKYTGSSPTTFRKRA, from the coding sequence ATGAAACGATACATACTGCATACTCCTTTTAGCATTTATCATTTCGAGACCAGCACCTGGACGCATTCGGTCCATAAGCATACCTATTTCGAGATTATTTTTATACTCCGTGGAAATGGTATCCATCATATCAATGGCAATGCATTCCAGTATAACGAGGGGGATGTTTTTCTTTTAGGGCCTGAGGATTTTCATCATTTTGATATCGGGGACCCCACTGAATTTTGCTTTGTCCGTTTCAATGAGTCGATCCACAAGGAATATCCGGGCGACAAGGACCGGCCCTGGCAGCCTGTCATCCGGACATTGCTCAATACTTCGTCCCAGAGCCGTGGTTCCATTGTGGCGGACAAGCAGGAGAAGCAGAAACTGCACCATTTACTTCACGTGATGGAGGCGGAATATGCCAATGATCAGTCCCCATATTTTGAAATGATCCGCGACAGCCTGATGCGCAGCATGCTGGTCATTCTGGCCCGGAACCTGTTCAGTCAGACACCGGCAAGGCCCGTTTTAAAAGATTCGATAGAAGCAATCCTGATGTACATAAGGCAACATATTTACCAACCGGAAGACCTGAGTATTGAGCATTTGGCCAGTACATTCAATTATGCACCTGCCTATATCAGCCTGTTTTTCAAAAAACAAACCGGCGAACCGCTCAAACAGTACATTATCCGGCACAAGATCAAACTCATTGAAGCACGCCTGCTTTACAGCCAGCTTACCCTTACCGAAATTGCAGATGAATTTGGCTATACGGATGAAAGCCACCTTTGTAAACAATTCAGAAAATATACGGGCAGCAGTCCGACAACATTTCGCAAGAGAGCTTAG
- a CDS encoding RNA polymerase sigma-70 factor, with product MAINSIKKLPSPSAEKDSIDLSVQDNGSTMLDDEYLIRKTFSQDPQKGCELLFRKYYTNLCNHAIRFVHSSEVAEDIVSEVFAAFWQSRTFELINTSYRAYLYKSVRNRSYNYLKWDLNRTSPMEVMTTPFAAHALNPCEALQYSELHQQVERIVQDMPPQCRKAYLLKRVEGKSLEEIAAELQITPKSVEALITRAIARLRNGLKDSWFICLALMLSIKI from the coding sequence ATGGCTATTAATTCTATCAAAAAACTACCGTCCCCATCAGCCGAAAAAGACAGCATCGATTTGTCTGTGCAGGATAACGGATCAACGATGCTCGACGACGAATACCTGATCCGCAAGACGTTCAGCCAGGACCCGCAAAAAGGGTGCGAGCTGCTATTCCGAAAGTATTACACCAATTTATGCAACCACGCAATCCGGTTTGTCCATTCCAGTGAGGTGGCGGAAGACATTGTTTCAGAGGTATTTGCGGCGTTTTGGCAAAGCCGGACTTTTGAACTGATCAACACTTCGTACCGCGCTTATCTGTACAAATCTGTCCGGAACCGGTCCTACAACTATCTGAAATGGGACCTGAACCGCACGTCCCCAATGGAGGTGATGACCACACCTTTCGCCGCCCACGCGCTCAACCCGTGTGAAGCATTGCAGTACAGCGAATTGCACCAGCAGGTCGAGCGCATTGTACAAGACATGCCCCCGCAATGCAGGAAGGCCTATTTGCTCAAACGCGTTGAAGGTAAATCGCTCGAAGAAATTGCGGCTGAGCTTCAGATCACCCCAAAATCTGTGGAAGCGCTCATCACCCGGGCCATTGCGAGACTACGCAATGGGCTGAAAGACAGCTGGTTCATATGCCTCGCGCTGATGCTTTCAATTAAAATATAA
- a CDS encoding DUF6528 family protein, with product MKKLFLIPVVSFLLSTFCAPFSGNAQTIPLKSFLVCGDSQVLIVDYNQSKDSIPAVIWSWDARQAVDIPESYRTTKFKTMDDCKAIANGKKVLLSSSSGAIAIVDIATKKVGFYAEVPNAHSIALLPDNKLVAAASTATTGNKIVLFDMTKGNEPVFTDTLYSAHGTVWDDTRKRLYTLGYEVLREYKISGNRLDLTRHWKIPGIGGHELLMSPNNNQLFVTEHHGAWIFDLQSQKFEKIKDFPDRENIKSLGLDQSSQYIYTYPEESWWTFHVNFKNPARRMAFPDLHVYKARWFY from the coding sequence ATGAAAAAGTTATTCCTGATCCCGGTTGTTTCATTCCTACTGAGCACATTCTGCGCCCCTTTTTCCGGCAATGCGCAGACGATCCCGCTCAAATCCTTCCTCGTATGCGGAGACAGCCAGGTGCTGATAGTAGATTACAACCAGTCGAAAGACAGTATTCCTGCGGTGATATGGTCGTGGGACGCGCGACAGGCGGTGGACATTCCGGAAAGCTACCGGACTACGAAATTTAAAACGATGGACGACTGCAAAGCTATCGCAAACGGAAAAAAGGTGTTACTATCCTCGTCCTCCGGCGCGATAGCCATTGTTGATATTGCTACCAAAAAAGTAGGATTTTACGCAGAAGTACCCAATGCACATTCCATTGCCCTATTACCCGACAATAAACTGGTAGCTGCTGCCTCCACCGCAACAACCGGGAACAAGATCGTGCTTTTTGATATGACCAAAGGAAATGAGCCGGTATTCACCGATACGCTCTATTCGGCTCACGGAACCGTTTGGGACGACACCCGCAAGCGTCTTTACACGCTCGGATACGAGGTTTTGAGGGAATATAAAATTTCAGGCAACAGACTGGATCTCACGCGACACTGGAAAATCCCGGGTATTGGCGGGCATGAATTGCTGATGTCACCGAACAATAATCAATTGTTTGTGACCGAGCACCACGGTGCCTGGATATTCGATCTTCAAAGCCAGAAATTTGAAAAAATAAAGGATTTCCCGGATCGGGAGAATATCAAAAGTTTGGGCCTGGATCAATCTTCGCAGTACATCTACACTTATCCGGAAGAAAGCTGGTGGACTTTTCATGTTAATTTCAAAAACCCAGCGAGAAGAATGGCTTTCCCCGATCTTCACGTTTACAAAGCCCGCTGGTTTTACTAG
- a CDS encoding Ig-like domain-containing protein: MKRSIRMMILLIALTGALNFVAKAQTYNWKPVRIGGGGNVTSIKAHPKVPNLYFITTDVGTPYRWNHAAQKWEDLMWYNKIPTNYWNWEAAAKCGDLAFDPSDATGNILYATHQTGMGTVPGGGTSPGTVMKSVDRGATWTDSQLRITVLPNSDQTFTDRVAVDPNNSNVVYVTSRANGTYKSTAAGAVGSWTKVNTTLPDSVSGRFIFFDKSGGVVNGVTRNIFLGGKAGVYRSTDGGNTFALMAGSPAEPRRASIADDGTFFVSRLPSASYRPLGGFTLHKWNGSSWIDITPVAGKEFSSVGVNPANSNEVVVATTGSWNHDVAYRSISGGSQGSWTSMVPATRDVSEAPHSAGNGADGNIGHNVNGFAWDPFNAGHVWFTDMLDVGQTTNVWESRVTWKLRDNGLEEIVVAGPMVCPPSGPNYLVSTTGDVGGFDHKSLDSPPAKGISAWFATQTGCNTSGGAIQYSDPNFIARVGSDGWNGPGIGGYSTNGGDSYLKFPSIPGARGRIAVSATSRNMVWVTQGGLTYRSDNLGTSWTACNGVPNAVLKPGDIYQIWAGMQPLAADKVNGNVFYIYASGKIYKSTDGGVNFAPTAATNLPNVGNVAQMNLETTPGKEGDIWIAFSGDGLFHSTDGGQSFTKVNPDVIKKPKWVAVGKADTTASSNPVIYVSSEGTAMNGVSYGVFRSDDNGATWTTIVNPVPGIVSNMTADLHGRVYLGIGGNGIFVGEPAGGPVVSVAVTPAADSVIVGFTKQLKATLTPAYPTNNAISWASSDPAIATVNATGLVTGVAPGVATITVTTQDGGKTAQSSIKVTPTIGVTGVTLDPAISMGLGTSKNLTATVLPADATNKKVSWASTDTTVARINSSGLVTGFKLGTTTITVTTEDGAKTATSLLTVGTVVVANNCGGPTIGNFVADSPQSGYQWTISTPTAIDLSGVGTPAPADAYRSQRNGGQPLVYSYGNLVPNSLYVVRLHFAEITTGITAGKRKFNVTVGADTLLKNFDIIAQAGGRYKGIVREFAVRSNASGVLNVVFRPIPNFDYAAVNAIEVGLTPVTSVAVNPSTAAVGVGDTTRLAATIMPVNATNQKVVWSSSNTSVVSVDGTGLVRGVSPGTATITVTTNEGQKTASSTVTASNIDVSGVTVSPTTSVGVNNSVTLVATVQPANATNKTLAWSTSDAGIVSVSQSGVLTGVSPGTATVTVTTQDGAKTASSVVTVSNVLITSVTLNKPSATVGVGDTTSIKAAIAPLNASNKTVVWSSSDPSVATVNATGIVTAVAVGNATINATAQDAGGVSSGSAVTVVSAGACGVLTNNGFESGFVNWIRNPNATVATIGISAQSGLKSAVITADGGAINYGKTITVTGGREITFELWAKVEGTPNPANASQLIMPYWAGIGIDFYDAQGAKIASGTTQFQAYPSATPTVFTKYSVTKLAPENAATIGFWASKAGPSGKLILDEFCLTIAAPPMVAQTLSMDSLMHKTVGDADFDPGAVASSGLPVNYGSSDTTVAIISNGKVHIVAPGTTVITASQNGNEAYSPAQPSSRILVVSSGLKVLSKDGDNGQVNNNTVKPYLTIANESTVAVPYSELTARYWVTAENYAGINKWVDFAEMGNGKVSMNYVELPKPRDGALGYVEVAFNASAGNLNAGANSGAIQTRFANVNWADLSESDDYSFKSGSAYVVNDHITLYRNGKLWWGVEPDTTAAVMDLKVYSENKNTNAAPTSLSTWIKVENKGNVPVDYADLAIRYWFTSDGNASLNHWIDFAALGAANVSGQFTGNQQKVNADTYFELKGAPSLGKLYPLSGTGNIQYRIAKANWSVFDETNDYSFKAAAPFAENSKITVYYKGQLVYGQEPAAQANGRFGVIENEIAPAKLTATLMGNPVSSDQAEVVITGANALPLQVTVTDLNGRSLFSKSIPKPADQERHTLPLGKTAGLYLIKIGSTREVVVLKVVKP; encoded by the coding sequence ATGAAAAGATCAATCCGAATGATGATCCTGTTGATTGCACTGACAGGAGCCCTGAATTTTGTAGCCAAAGCACAGACTTACAACTGGAAACCGGTACGGATCGGCGGTGGCGGTAATGTGACGAGTATCAAAGCGCATCCCAAAGTGCCCAATCTCTATTTTATTACTACGGATGTAGGCACACCTTACCGCTGGAACCATGCTGCCCAGAAATGGGAAGACTTGATGTGGTACAACAAAATACCGACGAACTACTGGAACTGGGAAGCAGCCGCCAAATGCGGGGACCTTGCTTTTGATCCCAGCGATGCCACCGGAAATATTCTTTACGCAACGCATCAGACAGGAATGGGTACAGTTCCCGGAGGAGGCACTTCCCCGGGAACCGTCATGAAGTCGGTGGACCGGGGGGCTACCTGGACAGACAGCCAGCTTCGGATCACAGTTCTGCCTAATAGTGACCAGACTTTCACGGACCGTGTGGCAGTTGATCCAAACAATAGTAATGTAGTGTATGTCACAAGCCGGGCGAATGGTACCTATAAAAGTACAGCCGCAGGAGCGGTAGGTTCATGGACGAAGGTGAACACTACTTTGCCGGATTCAGTGTCGGGCAGGTTTATCTTTTTTGACAAAAGCGGCGGTGTGGTCAATGGCGTCACCCGAAACATTTTTCTCGGCGGCAAGGCCGGCGTATATCGCAGTACAGACGGAGGAAATACTTTTGCATTGATGGCTGGAAGTCCGGCCGAACCAAGGCGTGCCAGCATCGCCGATGACGGTACTTTTTTTGTGAGCCGGTTACCATCAGCCAGTTATCGCCCATTGGGAGGTTTTACATTGCATAAATGGAATGGAAGCAGCTGGATTGATATTACACCGGTTGCCGGTAAAGAATTTAGCAGCGTAGGCGTCAACCCTGCCAATAGTAATGAAGTGGTCGTAGCAACCACCGGCTCCTGGAACCACGATGTCGCTTACCGCAGCATTTCGGGCGGAAGCCAGGGTAGCTGGACGTCGATGGTACCGGCAACACGGGATGTCTCCGAAGCGCCGCATTCGGCAGGAAACGGGGCCGACGGAAATATCGGTCATAATGTCAATGGTTTCGCGTGGGATCCCTTCAATGCAGGTCATGTCTGGTTTACGGATATGCTTGATGTTGGACAAACGACCAATGTCTGGGAGAGTCGGGTTACCTGGAAATTACGGGATAACGGATTGGAAGAAATTGTGGTGGCCGGGCCAATGGTTTGTCCGCCTTCGGGCCCTAACTATCTCGTTTCTACAACAGGCGATGTAGGCGGTTTCGACCACAAATCACTGGATTCACCCCCCGCAAAAGGAATATCCGCCTGGTTTGCAACCCAAACCGGGTGCAACACATCCGGAGGCGCCATTCAGTATTCAGACCCGAATTTTATAGCGCGCGTAGGAAGCGATGGCTGGAATGGTCCGGGCATAGGAGGCTATTCAACCAATGGCGGAGATTCTTACCTGAAATTTCCTTCCATTCCGGGAGCAAGGGGCAGGATCGCCGTTTCTGCTACCAGCCGGAACATGGTCTGGGTCACGCAAGGCGGCTTGACTTATCGTTCCGATAACCTGGGTACGAGCTGGACGGCCTGTAACGGCGTTCCCAATGCGGTTTTAAAGCCAGGCGATATTTACCAGATCTGGGCCGGAATGCAGCCGTTGGCAGCTGATAAGGTGAATGGTAATGTCTTTTATATTTATGCCAGTGGTAAGATTTATAAGAGCACCGATGGCGGGGTTAATTTCGCTCCAACTGCGGCGACTAATTTGCCAAACGTTGGCAACGTGGCGCAGATGAACCTTGAAACCACACCGGGCAAGGAAGGCGATATCTGGATAGCATTCTCCGGTGACGGCCTGTTCCACTCTACTGATGGTGGCCAGAGTTTTACCAAAGTGAACCCCGATGTTATTAAAAAACCGAAATGGGTTGCAGTCGGTAAGGCAGATACTACGGCATCTTCCAACCCGGTGATCTATGTTAGTTCGGAAGGCACTGCGATGAACGGTGTTTCATACGGAGTTTTCAGGTCCGACGATAATGGCGCTACCTGGACGACGATCGTTAACCCGGTTCCGGGCATTGTGAGTAACATGACGGCCGATTTGCACGGCAGGGTATATCTCGGAATCGGGGGCAATGGCATTTTTGTGGGCGAACCCGCAGGCGGACCGGTTGTTTCTGTGGCCGTAACGCCCGCTGCCGACTCTGTTATCGTAGGTTTTACGAAACAATTAAAAGCCACGCTTACCCCTGCTTACCCTACCAACAATGCAATCAGCTGGGCGTCATCTGACCCGGCAATTGCAACAGTTAATGCAACCGGACTCGTAACCGGAGTCGCCCCAGGCGTTGCTACCATTACAGTGACGACACAAGACGGTGGAAAAACTGCCCAAAGCAGCATCAAGGTTACACCCACTATTGGTGTGACTGGTGTAACGCTCGACCCGGCCATCTCAATGGGATTAGGTACCAGCAAAAATCTCACCGCAACGGTGCTTCCTGCCGACGCAACAAACAAAAAGGTGAGCTGGGCTTCAACAGACACTACCGTAGCCAGGATCAATTCCAGCGGACTGGTGACCGGTTTCAAGCTGGGTACGACTACCATTACCGTCACCACGGAAGATGGGGCAAAAACAGCGACATCCCTTTTGACGGTCGGAACTGTTGTTGTCGCGAATAACTGCGGCGGCCCTACGATTGGAAATTTTGTTGCTGATTCACCGCAGTCGGGGTACCAGTGGACAATATCTACACCAACAGCTATTGATTTAAGCGGCGTAGGTACTCCGGCTCCGGCAGATGCATACAGGTCACAGCGCAACGGCGGCCAGCCGCTTGTTTACTCCTATGGAAACCTGGTACCCAACAGCTTGTATGTTGTGAGGCTTCATTTTGCTGAAATTACGACAGGGATTACTGCGGGAAAGAGAAAATTTAATGTGACGGTCGGTGCAGATACATTGCTTAAAAACTTTGATATTATCGCGCAGGCCGGTGGAAGATACAAAGGCATTGTCAGGGAATTTGCGGTCCGGTCAAATGCCTCAGGGGTGCTCAATGTTGTTTTCAGGCCCATACCGAATTTTGATTATGCTGCCGTCAATGCCATTGAAGTGGGACTTACACCAGTTACTTCGGTTGCTGTAAACCCCTCCACCGCTGCTGTCGGTGTAGGCGACACGACCCGCTTGGCGGCCACCATAATGCCCGTCAACGCCACCAATCAAAAGGTCGTTTGGAGTTCCTCGAATACATCTGTCGTAAGTGTGGACGGAACAGGACTGGTAAGGGGCGTATCTCCCGGTACTGCCACCATTACCGTTACCACTAACGAGGGCCAGAAAACGGCTTCATCCACTGTAACTGCCTCCAATATTGACGTAAGCGGCGTTACGGTGTCACCTACGACCTCCGTTGGCGTGAATAACTCCGTCACCCTTGTCGCAACTGTACAGCCTGCCAATGCTACCAATAAAACACTGGCATGGTCAACGTCCGATGCAGGCATTGTTTCGGTCAGCCAAAGTGGCGTATTAACGGGCGTTTCGCCTGGAACTGCAACCGTTACAGTCACGACGCAGGATGGAGCCAAAACTGCAAGCAGCGTGGTCACGGTTTCCAATGTTTTGATCACATCCGTTACATTAAACAAACCGTCAGCGACTGTTGGTGTAGGGGACACAACTTCCATTAAGGCAGCGATAGCCCCGCTCAATGCAAGCAACAAAACGGTGGTATGGAGTTCATCCGATCCATCTGTGGCCACTGTGAATGCAACCGGGATTGTAACGGCTGTTGCTGTCGGTAATGCTACTATTAATGCCACAGCACAAGATGCAGGCGGTGTTTCCTCCGGTTCGGCGGTGACGGTCGTCAGTGCAGGTGCATGTGGTGTGCTTACCAACAATGGTTTTGAAAGTGGATTTGTAAACTGGATCAGGAACCCGAATGCTACCGTTGCCACCATTGGGATCTCGGCTCAGAGCGGATTGAAGAGTGCTGTCATTACCGCCGATGGCGGAGCGATTAATTACGGGAAGACAATTACCGTAACCGGAGGCAGGGAAATCACTTTTGAGCTCTGGGCCAAAGTGGAGGGAACACCTAATCCCGCCAATGCCTCTCAATTGATCATGCCTTATTGGGCCGGTATCGGGATTGATTTTTATGATGCGCAGGGAGCGAAAATTGCCAGCGGTACTACCCAGTTCCAGGCTTATCCATCAGCAACGCCGACTGTATTTACCAAGTATTCGGTCACAAAGTTGGCACCTGAGAACGCCGCAACGATCGGTTTTTGGGCGTCAAAAGCGGGTCCGAGCGGAAAGCTGATACTGGACGAGTTCTGTCTGACTATCGCAGCTCCTCCTATGGTTGCACAAACGCTTTCTATGGATAGTTTGATGCACAAAACTGTGGGTGATGCCGACTTTGATCCAGGTGCTGTGGCATCGTCGGGTTTGCCGGTAAATTATGGAAGTTCGGACACAACAGTGGCGATTATCTCGAATGGAAAAGTACATATCGTTGCACCAGGGACTACTGTGATCACTGCTTCTCAGAACGGGAATGAAGCATATAGCCCCGCTCAGCCGTCGAGCCGTATACTGGTAGTGTCATCCGGTTTGAAAGTGCTTTCTAAGGATGGCGACAATGGCCAGGTCAATAACAATACCGTCAAACCATACCTGACCATTGCCAACGAAAGCACTGTGGCGGTTCCGTACAGCGAACTTACCGCGCGCTACTGGGTTACTGCCGAGAATTATGCAGGTATTAACAAATGGGTCGATTTTGCCGAAATGGGCAACGGCAAGGTTTCGATGAACTATGTGGAACTGCCCAAACCGCGCGATGGCGCATTAGGTTACGTGGAGGTTGCATTTAATGCATCAGCCGGTAATTTGAATGCAGGTGCCAATTCGGGCGCCATCCAAACCAGGTTTGCCAACGTGAATTGGGCCGATCTTTCGGAAAGTGATGATTATTCTTTCAAAAGTGGTTCCGCTTACGTTGTGAATGACCATATCACTTTGTATCGCAACGGAAAACTCTGGTGGGGCGTTGAGCCAGATACAACAGCTGCGGTTATGGATCTGAAAGTTTATTCAGAAAACAAAAATACCAATGCAGCGCCAACCTCGCTGAGCACGTGGATCAAGGTGGAGAATAAAGGTAATGTACCGGTCGACTATGCCGATCTCGCGATCCGCTATTGGTTCACATCGGATGGTAACGCCAGTCTCAACCATTGGATCGACTTCGCTGCACTGGGTGCTGCAAACGTGAGCGGCCAGTTCACGGGTAATCAGCAGAAAGTCAACGCGGATACCTATTTTGAACTGAAAGGCGCGCCGTCGCTAGGGAAACTGTATCCTCTGAGCGGCACAGGTAATATTCAGTACAGGATCGCCAAGGCGAATTGGTCTGTATTTGATGAAACGAATGATTATTCCTTCAAAGCCGCCGCCCCGTTTGCTGAAAACAGTAAGATTACTGTCTACTACAAAGGGCAACTTGTGTACGGCCAGGAACCGGCAGCTCAGGCTAATGGAAGGTTTGGTGTAATCGAAAATGAAATAGCGCCAGCCAAACTGACTGCGACGCTGATGGGAAATCCGGTAAGCAGCGACCAGGCCGAGGTTGTCATAACCGGCGCCAACGCATTGCCGCTCCAAGTGACGGTTACCGACTTGAATGGCCGTTCATTATTCAGCAAATCGATCCCCAAACCAGCCGACCAGGAGCGACACACATTGCCGCTCGGCAAAACCGCAGGGCTTTACCTGATCAAGATAGGTTCCACGCGGGAGGTGGTTGTGTTGAAGGTTGTGAAACCTTAA
- a CDS encoding Dabb family protein, with protein sequence MKDQSRRNFVKSSVAAGLGIQLSNESAPKDIFIHHVLFYLKNAGNAADKDKLLEGLNKLAKCPTIKMVHIGTPAATNREVINRDYVYSWLCFFDSPADEELYQKHPIHDDFRNNYSHLWEKVVIYDSVGPKR encoded by the coding sequence ATGAAGGATCAATCACGAAGAAATTTTGTCAAAAGCAGCGTGGCTGCCGGACTGGGTATCCAGCTATCCAATGAGTCAGCTCCGAAGGACATATTCATCCACCACGTATTGTTTTATCTGAAGAACGCGGGCAATGCTGCCGACAAGGACAAATTGCTCGAAGGCCTGAACAAGCTGGCCAAATGCCCGACTATCAAGATGGTACATATAGGCACGCCCGCCGCGACAAACCGTGAAGTGATCAACAGGGATTATGTGTACTCATGGCTATGCTTCTTCGATAGTCCGGCCGACGAAGAGCTGTACCAAAAGCATCCTATCCACGATGATTTCAGAAATAACTACTCGCACTTGTGGGAAAAGGTCGTGATTTATGATTCGGTTGGACCAAAGCGGTAA
- a CDS encoding RidA family protein has product MKSGVEFLNPDELLKNPAFTQIAVTRGNGSTIYIGGQNAITKDLKIIEKGDIAKQTEYILKNIEIALDACDASLDDLFKLTIYIVQGQDVLKGFEGAQGFLKKLSNPPIISGIVVAGLANPDYLVEIEAVAFKKEK; this is encoded by the coding sequence ATGAAATCAGGCGTAGAGTTTCTGAATCCGGATGAGCTCCTGAAAAATCCCGCGTTCACTCAGATCGCGGTTACCAGGGGAAACGGCAGCACCATTTACATCGGCGGGCAAAATGCCATCACCAAAGACCTGAAAATAATCGAGAAAGGCGATATCGCTAAACAAACGGAATACATTCTAAAAAACATTGAAATCGCCCTGGACGCTTGCGATGCGTCGCTGGACGACCTCTTTAAACTGACAATTTACATTGTCCAGGGGCAGGATGTCTTGAAGGGTTTTGAAGGGGCCCAGGGGTTCTTGAAAAAATTAAGTAATCCCCCAATCATTTCCGGAATCGTTGTTGCTGGCCTCGCTAACCCTGATTATCTGGTGGAAATTGAAGCCGTCGCATTCAAAAAGGAAAAATGA